One Stigmatella aurantiaca genomic region harbors:
- a CDS encoding trifunctional serine/threonine-protein kinase/ATP-binding protein/sensor histidine kinase, translating to MLNIPGYRLLGTIRATGSNVLFQAVREADGLPVIIKTPMAASPSPSEIERYRREFAILQRLRDVRGVARPYAFERLHERPLLLLERVQGQALSESTGQPLGLSRFLSLALSLASTLGEVHHRNVIHKDIKPSNIIVEPSGEARLIDFGVATLQQVEHLDAAPAHLIEGTLAYMSPEQTGRMNRVVDYRTDFYSLGVTFYELLTGRRPFQGKDALEWFHAHMAQKPRPPHELNPQVPLAVSAIVLKLLAKVAEERYQSAEGLQADLERCRLAQGQGAQEVFPLGTQDTPTRFQLPQQLYGREAQVATLLEGFERVSRTGQPELFLVSGYSGIGKSSLVNELHKPVVQRRGFFLSSKFDQFQRDLPYATLAQFLRRLVQQLLAGSDEEIARWRQQVNQAWEGHGQWLVDLVPQLEVLVGPQPPLPEAPSGEAQRRFYRVVRQFLAVFATPEHPMVVFLDDLQWADLASLQLLAQLLSPQECLPVLWISAYRDNEVGASHPLVHVLAEVRKAGARVTDIRLGPLSVNQVEHLVAEALPGAGRALIAPFAALVHQKTGGNPFFLLQLLVALHQDGLLVRAPGGGWQWDAEGVQARGYSENIVGFMVGKLRQFPPGTQHLLRLAACVGNVFSLQLLGALAGLSAEGEVEHGIEHALQEGMLVRAGPEQYRFLHDRIQQAAHSLLSEPERKAIHLRIGRMMLKRLTEEEVRESLFDVVSQLNAGVDLIDSPAERHHLARLNAEAGYKAKASVALRPAITYLENAFSLIPGDPWETDPELAFALRLEQARCELMNGNSAGALQLAGELRLRARTRSEAVAVYMLRQDAHFSASEYQQGQACILECLALLGMPLPENPTWEEAVAAHEEAWTLLGTRPIESLIELPLMTSPDMKLVVSALFKLGITAYPTHHPLLIVLLSRVVSLTLRHGFVDASAPGFAWFGIVTGAYFKRYWEGLAFARLALALVERHNLPGHRGGVVMGLEFVSYWTQPLPKVHELALDGFQQALQVGDVVAPPFLSVYFVTNRLGMGHNLDEVYQESLVRGEFLSKTGFLEPQELLFVAQRYIQQMRGHSLSFGTLNGEGFDEQSFEAGLPGRITGSRSAYWIIKLQSRFMCGAYAEARHAADKAREFLWTTAGSLPAREFHVYRALTLAACFEDATPEEQRQFLEDIQRHQEQLAEWARHCPENFLALERMVSAERARIEGRPDAAARGFEEAIRSARENGATQYVGLANELAANFWRTRQAPVAAQSFALEARAAYRQWGAVSKVQHLESLWPAPTALAETQASLSTHSTDSARIDALTVVKAQQAVSSEIVLERLVTTLLHAAIENAGAQKGALLLLNGDTLTVAALSDASPEGENPGLPWTLLSYVRRTREHVLIGDASKPHSFSSDAYLAQSGARSVLCLPLLRQEQFSGALYLENNLATNAFSPARLTLLGHLASQAAISIENARLYEDVQRAKAELRQANEALEQRVEERTRELKQAQVRLVDTAREVGMSEVASNVLHNVGNVLTSAVVNLEMMRRALGASRVGRLKRATALLRENRAGLAQFLAVGARGGRLPEYLSALADELVHEQTRLMEDMDAMGRHIEHIRAIVQVQQTYARTTLITEECDLAQLIEDALRIQLPALQRHGVSVQRELSSVPKVRVDKHKVLQVIINLLNNAKYALDSIPEGARTLWVKLWAEGQAVFIQVVDNGVGITAEVKDKLFSHGFTTRKDGHGFGLHSSALAAQLLNGRLTLESEGPGLGAVATLELPLSGTAKTGAGAPFA from the coding sequence ATGTTGAACATCCCAGGATACAGGCTTCTTGGAACCATTCGAGCCACGGGCTCGAACGTCTTGTTCCAGGCGGTTCGCGAGGCCGATGGCCTGCCCGTCATCATCAAGACGCCCATGGCGGCCTCCCCCAGTCCCAGCGAGATCGAACGGTACCGGCGGGAGTTCGCCATCCTGCAGCGGCTGCGAGACGTGCGTGGGGTCGCCCGGCCCTATGCCTTCGAGCGGCTCCACGAGCGGCCCCTGCTGCTGCTGGAGCGGGTGCAGGGCCAGGCCCTGTCCGAGTCCACGGGCCAGCCCCTGGGGCTCTCCCGGTTCTTGAGCCTGGCCCTCTCGCTGGCCTCCACCCTGGGCGAAGTCCACCACCGCAACGTCATCCACAAGGACATCAAGCCCTCCAACATCATCGTGGAGCCCTCGGGGGAAGCCCGGCTCATCGACTTCGGGGTGGCCACGCTCCAGCAAGTCGAACACCTGGACGCGGCCCCGGCACACTTGATTGAGGGGACGCTGGCGTACATGTCGCCCGAGCAGACGGGGCGGATGAACCGGGTGGTGGACTACCGCACGGACTTCTACTCGCTGGGGGTCACCTTCTACGAGCTGCTCACGGGGCGCCGCCCCTTCCAGGGCAAGGATGCGCTCGAGTGGTTCCACGCCCACATGGCGCAGAAGCCAAGGCCCCCGCACGAGCTGAACCCGCAGGTGCCCCTGGCGGTGTCCGCCATCGTCCTCAAGCTCCTGGCCAAGGTGGCCGAGGAGCGCTACCAGAGCGCCGAGGGCCTCCAAGCCGACCTGGAGCGCTGCCGTCTGGCGCAAGGCCAGGGCGCGCAGGAGGTCTTCCCCCTGGGGACGCAGGACACGCCCACCCGGTTCCAGTTGCCGCAGCAGCTCTACGGGCGTGAGGCGCAGGTGGCCACCCTGCTCGAGGGCTTCGAGCGGGTAAGCCGCACGGGCCAGCCGGAGCTGTTCCTCGTCAGCGGCTACTCGGGCATTGGCAAGTCCTCGTTGGTGAACGAGCTGCACAAGCCCGTGGTGCAGCGCCGCGGCTTCTTCCTGAGCAGCAAGTTCGACCAGTTCCAGCGGGACCTTCCGTACGCCACCCTGGCCCAGTTCCTCCGCCGGCTGGTGCAGCAGTTGCTCGCGGGGAGCGACGAGGAGATTGCCAGGTGGCGCCAGCAGGTGAACCAGGCCTGGGAGGGCCACGGCCAGTGGCTCGTGGACCTGGTGCCGCAGTTGGAAGTGCTGGTGGGGCCGCAGCCTCCGCTCCCGGAGGCGCCCTCGGGCGAGGCCCAGCGCCGCTTCTACCGGGTGGTCCGCCAGTTCCTCGCGGTGTTCGCCACCCCCGAGCACCCCATGGTGGTGTTCCTGGATGACCTGCAGTGGGCGGACCTCGCCAGCCTGCAGCTCCTCGCCCAATTGCTGTCCCCGCAGGAGTGCCTGCCGGTGCTGTGGATCAGCGCCTACCGGGATAACGAGGTGGGGGCCTCCCACCCGCTCGTGCACGTGTTGGCGGAGGTGCGCAAGGCAGGGGCCCGGGTGACGGACATCCGCCTGGGGCCGCTGAGCGTGAATCAGGTGGAGCACCTGGTGGCCGAGGCGCTGCCGGGGGCGGGGAGGGCGCTCATCGCTCCCTTCGCTGCGCTCGTCCACCAGAAGACGGGAGGCAACCCCTTCTTCCTGCTGCAGTTGCTGGTGGCGCTCCACCAGGATGGCCTGCTGGTGCGTGCGCCCGGAGGGGGCTGGCAATGGGATGCCGAAGGGGTACAGGCCCGGGGATATTCGGAGAACATTGTCGGCTTCATGGTGGGCAAGCTGCGCCAGTTCCCCCCTGGCACCCAGCATCTGCTGCGGCTGGCCGCGTGCGTGGGCAACGTCTTTTCCCTCCAACTGCTGGGGGCCCTCGCCGGTCTGAGCGCCGAGGGGGAGGTCGAGCACGGCATCGAGCACGCGCTCCAGGAGGGCATGCTGGTGCGCGCAGGTCCGGAGCAATACCGCTTCCTGCATGACCGCATCCAGCAGGCCGCCCACTCCCTCCTCTCCGAGCCGGAGCGCAAGGCCATCCACCTGCGCATCGGCCGGATGATGCTCAAGCGCCTCACCGAGGAGGAGGTGCGCGAGTCGCTCTTCGACGTGGTCAGCCAGCTCAACGCGGGCGTGGACCTGATCGACAGCCCCGCGGAGCGCCACCATCTCGCGCGGCTGAACGCCGAGGCGGGCTACAAGGCCAAGGCCTCGGTCGCGCTCCGCCCCGCCATCACCTACCTCGAGAACGCGTTCTCGCTCATTCCGGGAGACCCCTGGGAGACGGACCCCGAGCTGGCCTTCGCGCTGAGGCTCGAACAGGCGCGCTGCGAGCTCATGAATGGCAACAGCGCCGGGGCGCTCCAGCTGGCCGGTGAACTCCGTCTCCGGGCGCGCACCCGCTCGGAGGCCGTCGCCGTCTACATGTTGAGGCAGGATGCCCACTTCAGCGCGAGTGAGTACCAGCAGGGCCAGGCCTGTATCTTGGAGTGCCTGGCGCTGCTGGGCATGCCGCTGCCGGAGAACCCCACCTGGGAGGAGGCGGTGGCCGCCCATGAGGAGGCATGGACCTTGTTGGGGACAAGGCCCATCGAGAGCCTCATCGAGCTGCCCCTCATGACCAGCCCGGACATGAAGCTGGTCGTCAGCGCCCTGTTCAAGCTCGGCATCACCGCATACCCCACCCACCACCCCCTGCTCATTGTCCTCCTGAGCCGGGTGGTCTCCCTCACCCTCCGCCACGGTTTCGTGGATGCCTCCGCGCCCGGGTTTGCCTGGTTTGGCATCGTCACCGGCGCGTACTTCAAACGGTACTGGGAAGGCCTTGCCTTCGCGAGGCTCGCCCTCGCGCTCGTCGAGCGGCACAACCTGCCCGGCCACCGGGGCGGCGTGGTGATGGGCCTGGAGTTCGTCAGCTATTGGACCCAGCCCCTGCCCAAGGTGCACGAACTCGCCCTCGATGGCTTCCAGCAGGCGCTTCAAGTGGGGGACGTCGTGGCGCCTCCCTTCTTGAGCGTCTACTTCGTGACCAATCGCCTTGGCATGGGGCACAACCTGGACGAGGTCTACCAGGAGTCGCTCGTGCGCGGCGAGTTCTTGAGCAAGACAGGGTTCCTGGAGCCCCAGGAATTGCTCTTCGTGGCGCAGCGCTACATCCAGCAGATGCGCGGGCACTCCCTCTCGTTCGGCACGCTGAACGGGGAGGGCTTCGATGAGCAGTCCTTCGAGGCAGGGCTGCCCGGGCGCATCACGGGCTCGCGCAGCGCCTATTGGATCATCAAACTCCAGTCGAGGTTCATGTGCGGCGCCTACGCGGAGGCGCGGCATGCGGCGGACAAGGCCCGCGAGTTCCTGTGGACCACCGCCGGCAGCCTCCCCGCCCGCGAATTCCATGTCTACCGCGCCCTGACCCTGGCCGCGTGCTTCGAGGACGCCACGCCGGAGGAACAGCGCCAGTTTCTGGAGGACATCCAGCGTCACCAGGAGCAGCTCGCGGAGTGGGCGCGCCATTGCCCCGAGAACTTCCTGGCCCTCGAGCGGATGGTGTCCGCGGAGCGGGCCCGCATCGAGGGCCGGCCGGATGCCGCGGCGCGCGGCTTTGAAGAGGCCATCCGCTCGGCGAGAGAGAACGGAGCCACCCAGTACGTGGGACTGGCCAACGAGCTCGCCGCGAACTTCTGGCGGACGCGGCAGGCGCCCGTCGCCGCCCAGTCCTTCGCACTGGAGGCCCGGGCGGCCTACCGCCAGTGGGGCGCGGTGAGCAAGGTCCAGCACCTGGAGTCCCTGTGGCCCGCCCCCACCGCCTTGGCGGAGACCCAGGCGTCACTGTCCACCCACAGCACGGACTCGGCCCGCATTGACGCGCTCACGGTCGTCAAGGCGCAGCAGGCTGTCTCCAGTGAAATCGTCCTGGAGCGTCTGGTCACCACGCTGCTGCACGCGGCCATCGAGAACGCTGGAGCCCAGAAGGGCGCCCTGCTGCTTCTCAACGGAGACACGCTCACGGTGGCGGCCCTCTCCGATGCCTCGCCCGAGGGCGAAAACCCCGGGCTTCCCTGGACGCTGCTCTCCTACGTGCGGCGCACGCGCGAGCATGTGCTCATTGGCGATGCCTCCAAGCCCCATTCCTTCTCGTCCGATGCCTACCTGGCCCAGAGCGGGGCGCGGTCGGTGTTGTGCCTGCCCCTGTTGCGGCAGGAGCAGTTCTCCGGGGCGCTCTACCTGGAGAACAACCTGGCCACCAACGCCTTCAGCCCAGCCCGCCTGACGCTCCTGGGCCATCTCGCCTCCCAGGCCGCCATCTCCATCGAGAACGCCCGGCTTTACGAGGACGTCCAGCGCGCCAAGGCGGAGCTCCGCCAGGCCAATGAGGCGCTGGAGCAGCGCGTGGAGGAGCGCACGCGCGAACTCAAGCAGGCCCAGGTCCGGCTGGTGGACACCGCGCGCGAGGTGGGCATGTCCGAGGTGGCCTCCAACGTGCTGCACAACGTGGGCAATGTGCTCACCAGTGCCGTCGTCAACCTGGAGATGATGCGCCGGGCCCTGGGCGCCTCCCGCGTGGGCCGGTTGAAGCGGGCCACGGCCCTGCTGCGGGAGAACCGGGCGGGCCTGGCCCAATTCCTGGCCGTGGGGGCTCGCGGCGGCCGGCTGCCGGAATATTTGTCGGCGCTGGCGGACGAGCTGGTGCACGAGCAGACGCGCCTCATGGAGGACATGGATGCCATGGGCCGTCACATCGAGCACATCCGCGCCATCGTCCAGGTTCAGCAGACGTATGCCAGGACCACGTTGATCACGGAGGAGTGCGACCTGGCCCAGCTCATCGAGGACGCCCTGCGGATCCAACTGCCCGCGCTCCAGCGTCACGGGGTGTCCGTCCAGCGGGAGCTGTCCTCCGTTCCCAAGGTGAGGGTGGACAAGCACAAGGTGTTGCAAGTCATCATCAACCTGCTCAACAACGCCAAGTATGCGTTGGACTCGATACCCGAAGGGGCGCGCACCCTGTGGGTGAAGTTGTGGGCGGAGGGACAGGCCGTGTTCATCCAGGTGGTGGACAATGGGGTGGGAATCACCGCCGAAGTGAAAGACAAGCTGTTCTCTCACGGCTTCACCACCCGCAAGGACGGCCACGGCTTCGGGTTGCACTCCAGCGCCTTGGCGGCCCAGCTCCTCAATGGCCGGCTCACGCTCGAGAGCGAGGGCCCCGGCCTGGGCGCCGTGGCCACCCTGGAGCTTCCACTCAGCGGGACCGCAAAGACCGGAGCCGGGGCACCCTTTGCGTAA
- a CDS encoding copper homeostasis protein CutC → MPAKSILEVCAFHIDSCIIAERAGAARVELCDNPIEGGTTPSYGTLKRARESISIPLYPILRPRSGNYFYSDEEFAILKADIEMCQQLGCDGISVGVQTRHSEIDTERLKRIVEWAGPMGVTCNRVFDCAPDPFKALEDVIRCGCERILTSGQKRAAPDAGELLGRLVEQAGSRITVMPGAGVKSSNIAKLKRESGAREFHSSARIVAPNPVTYINPAVSDYGNVYLADETEVRAMVEALRHEEAGHPA, encoded by the coding sequence ATGCCCGCGAAATCAATCCTCGAGGTCTGCGCCTTCCACATCGACTCCTGCATCATCGCGGAGAGGGCCGGCGCGGCCCGGGTGGAGCTCTGCGACAACCCCATCGAAGGCGGCACCACCCCCAGCTATGGCACCCTCAAGCGGGCCCGGGAGAGCATCTCCATCCCGCTCTACCCGATACTCCGCCCCCGCTCTGGGAATTACTTCTACAGCGACGAGGAGTTCGCCATCCTCAAAGCCGACATCGAGATGTGTCAACAGCTCGGCTGCGATGGCATTTCCGTGGGCGTTCAGACACGCCACTCGGAAATCGACACGGAGCGGCTGAAACGCATCGTGGAGTGGGCGGGCCCCATGGGCGTCACCTGCAACCGTGTCTTTGACTGTGCGCCGGATCCGTTCAAGGCCCTGGAGGACGTCATCCGCTGTGGCTGTGAGCGCATCCTCACCTCCGGACAGAAGCGCGCTGCGCCTGATGCGGGAGAACTCCTGGGCAGGCTGGTCGAGCAGGCCGGTAGCCGCATCACCGTCATGCCAGGGGCTGGCGTGAAGTCATCCAATATCGCGAAGCTGAAGAGGGAATCGGGCGCCAGGGAGTTCCATTCCTCGGCGAGAATTGTTGCGCCCAATCCGGTGACCTACATCAATCCCGCGGTGAGCGATTACGGCAACGTGTACCTCGCGGATGAGACAGAAGTCAGGGCCATGGTGGAGGCCTTGCGGCACGAGGAAGCAGGACACCCCGCCTGA
- a CDS encoding class I SAM-dependent methyltransferase, translating to MTHEHPHASVHHIVPGFGADRAAHYDTQASVNLAGTQAMYELGVSALTAQLDGQDSASLLFVGLGTGMELMPYLRFDVPGWRFTGVDPSGAMLAVARERLEAEGMLSRTHLHTGELHTLPPGPPFDGAQMMGVLHHVEGEEARLGLLREVTRRLKPGAPLVLGCRVGKDPELMNVELRRLRAYGIPPDALEHRRQLFAKIQPIESDAALFAMLARAGLVTPRPIFISLQFKVFLARFEP from the coding sequence ATGACCCACGAACACCCCCACGCCTCCGTCCACCACATCGTGCCGGGATTTGGCGCCGACCGCGCCGCCCACTACGACACCCAAGCCTCCGTCAACCTCGCTGGCACCCAAGCGATGTACGAGCTCGGCGTCAGCGCGCTGACGGCTCAGCTCGATGGCCAGGACTCGGCGTCCCTGCTCTTCGTCGGACTGGGCACGGGCATGGAGTTGATGCCCTACCTCCGCTTCGACGTGCCGGGCTGGCGCTTCACGGGCGTGGATCCCTCCGGCGCCATGCTCGCCGTCGCCCGCGAGCGCCTGGAGGCCGAGGGAATGCTCTCGCGCACGCACCTGCACACCGGCGAGCTGCACACCCTGCCTCCTGGCCCTCCGTTCGATGGCGCGCAGATGATGGGAGTCCTTCACCATGTGGAGGGCGAGGAGGCCCGCCTTGGGCTGCTGCGGGAGGTGACCCGGCGGCTCAAGCCCGGGGCCCCCCTGGTTCTGGGCTGCCGCGTCGGCAAGGACCCCGAGCTGATGAACGTGGAGCTGCGGCGGCTGCGGGCGTATGGCATTCCCCCGGACGCGCTGGAGCACCGGCGTCAGCTCTTCGCGAAGATCCAGCCCATCGAGTCCGATGCCGCCCTGTTCGCGATGCTCGCCCGGGCTGGACTGGTGACGCCACGTCCGATCTTCATCTCGCTGCAGTTCAAGGTCTTCCTGGCGCGCTTCGAGCCTTGA